In the genome of Verrucomicrobia bacterium CG1_02_43_26, the window CCTCCTGCTGATGAACAAAAACGCCGCGATGATCAAAAATTCGACAGTCGAATGGAAGTTCGTGAAGCCCTGCAAACTGCCGGCTTACCTGTTTGGTCTAAAAAAACAAATAAAAAGAAACCCGAGCCAACTGTTGAAACAGACGCAGTAGAGCCCCAACCCGTGGTTGAGGCCTCTGAGGCTGAACCCGTGGCGAGAAAAAGCCGGTATATCAAAAGAAACGGCCCTAAAAGCTAGAATAACTTAAAAGAAAAACAACAATGAACATTAGAGACATATTATCTGAATTAGGAAAGCAAATGGGGCTAGGCAACCTCAAGCTCGATGAAAACAAAGTATGCCGTTTGATATTCGACAAAAAATTTACCGTCGATATTGAAGCAAACGATGACGAAAGTATCGCGCATATTTATTCTGCAGTTTGCATTATCCCTCCCATTGAAAAAGAAGCTTTGTATGAAAAGCTCCTGGACGCAAATCCATTTGGCCGCGGTACAGGTGGAGCATCCTTCGGCATCGACCTCGAAATGGGTGAAATTTTAATCACACGAACCTTGGTTTTAGATAAAACAGACTATCAGGACTTCGTCAACGCCTTAGAATCCTTTGTGAACCACCTAGAAGCTTGGACAGAGAAGATCGACAAACAAGATTATCTGCACGATAAGGATAATGGTATTAAGAAACCTAAGACAGATAAATTCGGCAAACCTAAAGAAGAGGAGCCGGAAGAGCACGATAAAAGAGATGATCATAAGCCGCATACCGGCCCAGATCATGGCTTCTTAAAGGCGTAGCTGTACTCCTGTTACTTCAATTTCTTACCATTTGGCACTGATTTCGTCGGTGCGACCAGTGAGATATGTTGATTCACATCTTCAAATCCTAAAAGTAGGAATTCGGACACAAACCCAGCTATATTCTTTGTTCCCAAATTAATAGCACCGAGAACCTGCATACCTGGCAGATCATCAACGGCATATAAATCCGTAATTTGCGCAGAAGTTTGCTTGGTACCGATATGCTCCCCGAAATCGACCCACACCTTATAGGCAGGCTTTCTGGCTTTCGGAAACACTTCCGCTTTGATAACCGTACCGGAGCGAATATCTACTTTTTCGAATTCATCAAAGGTAATATTAGACTGCATGTTCATTTAAATGCTGGCTGTTTTGTTGTTTAAAATCTTTTGAAATGTCTGTAATGCGCACTCAATATCAAGTACTGAAATACCTAAATGTGTCACGATGCGGACAATATTATCCACAAAATAAAACTTTCCTAATAAAACGTTATTTATCTTTAGCTCCTCAAGAATCCCATCTATATACTTCCCGTCCATTTTAACAAACACCATATTCGTATTTTGCTCAAGTGGGACAATTAAAGGGCTATTAAGCGACTTCAATCCCTCAAACAATTTATTAGCATTAGCATGGTCTTCCGACAAGCGGTCAACATTGTGCTTTAATGCATATAAGCCTGCTGCCGCTAAAAATCCACCTTGGCGAAAACCTCCCCCTAAAACCTTACGCCACCTACGAGCGCGTTTTATAAAGGCTTGAGATCCGCACAACAAAGCACCTCCCGGAGCGCCTAATCCCTTAGAGAGACAAATGGTTAGCGAATCCACAGGCTCAGCAACCTCTTTTAGGGCTTTTCCATAATGAATAATTGCATTAAAAACGCGTGCCCCATCCATATGGAGCAATAAGTTCTCCTCTTTGCAAAAGTCGGCTGTCCTAGCAAGATACTCAAAAGGTAATGCTTTTCCGTTCGTTGTATTTTCAATACACAAAAGCTTTGTTTTCACAAAATGAACATTCTCTGGCTTAATCTTTCTTCGCACTTTATTGAGATCAATCGTGCCGTCTTCTTCAAAATCAATTGGCTGCGCCTGAACGCCACCCAATACCGAAGCGCCTCCCCCTTCCCACAGATAGCAGTGCGCAGTAGAACCAGCTATGTATTCATCTCCACGCTCGCAGTGAGAAAGAATTGCGGTGAGATTAGCCTGCGTAGCCGAAGGCAAAAACAAAGCCGCTTCCTTCCCGCTCAATTCAGCAGCATACTGTTCCAGTTCATTAATTGTAGGATCTTCTCCATAAACATCATCCCCGACAGCCGCATTCGCCATAGTCTCTCGCATTCCAGATGTTGGCAATGTGAGCGTATCACTCCGTAAGTCGATTAGGCAATTTGTGTTATCGCTCGAGAAAGCATTGGTAGTCATAGCGGTAAATAAGAAAGTTTATTGCTGTAGGTGTAGGGGAGAGTATCCAAAGATTGCGGGATAGCAAGCCAAAAAAAAGACCCGTATTCTCAATTAAGAAAATACGGGTCATAATACTGGCAATAACCTACTCTCGCACAGCAGCTAGGCTGCACTACCATCGGCGATTGAGGGCTTAACGATCGTGTTCGGAATGGGAACGTGTGTTTCCCCTCACCTATTGTCACCAGAATGTCTCCCTATGCTAGGAATAATTGTGACAGATAGAAATCGTGATGGATTCGGATATTGCTAATTGGATTAGCATAGTTGATGGAAAGAACGAGTTTATTTGCATTGGGTCAAAAATTTAAAATGTAAATGGAATAAGTAATTGAGTCAAATCGTTTGGATCATTAGTACTAGTAAGCTCAATAGGTTACCCTACTTACACATCTAGCCTATCAACCTGGTGGTCTACCAGGATCCTTTATGGAATAAATTCCAAAGGAGATCTCATCTTGGGAGGAGCTTGGCGCTTAGATGCTTTC includes:
- a CDS encoding tRNA-binding protein — translated: MQSNITFDEFEKVDIRSGTVIKAEVFPKARKPAYKVWVDFGEHIGTKQTSAQITDLYAVDDLPGMQVLGAINLGTKNIAGFVSEFLLLGFEDVNQHISLVAPTKSVPNGKKLK
- a CDS encoding low-specificity L-threonine aldolase (low- specificity; catalyzes the formation of acetaldehyde and glycine from L-threonine; acts on L-threonine, L-allo-threonine, L-threo-phenylserine, and L-erythro-phenylserine); translated protein: MTTNAFSSDNTNCLIDLRSDTLTLPTSGMRETMANAAVGDDVYGEDPTINELEQYAAELSGKEAALFLPSATQANLTAILSHCERGDEYIAGSTAHCYLWEGGGASVLGGVQAQPIDFEEDGTIDLNKVRRKIKPENVHFVKTKLLCIENTTNGKALPFEYLARTADFCKEENLLLHMDGARVFNAIIHYGKALKEVAEPVDSLTICLSKGLGAPGGALLCGSQAFIKRARRWRKVLGGGFRQGGFLAAAGLYALKHNVDRLSEDHANANKLFEGLKSLNSPLIVPLEQNTNMVFVKMDGKYIDGILEELKINNVLLGKFYFVDNIVRIVTHLGISVLDIECALQTFQKILNNKTASI